In Streptomyces sp. SN-593, a single genomic region encodes these proteins:
- a CDS encoding SpoIIE family protein phosphatase encodes MYRFRQPRRADGPSRATGSARGWRRSSQSLLNPRSVVGQMFLLQVAIVLLMAAVAAALLVVTVEHEAEQAAAHRSHAVANAIAHSPGVVEALRSPDPTARLQPQADAIVRDSLVDFVVVVDRRGIRYTQADPALLRTRIPYAQDLAALRSGRTITGRNVSEGRTAMRTFMPIKDGSGTVVGGVAVGVRLSSISAAATRRLPLLLGITAFAMAASTVGAVAVGRRLLRQTRGLGPAEITRMYLHNEAVLHAAREGIVIVDADGKLLLVNEEAQRLLGLPPQAQGQQVDRLPLAQPLTDLLSSGREASDEVHLSGGRVLSVNQRPLNGYEAVSGSVATMRDSTELSELSSRADAARKRLAVLYGASIGIGTTLDIRRTVRELAEATVPLFADYVTVDLAEPVLTGDEPTGREQELRRVVRAGADGEPPFAPVGERLALAPTPFLTAGAALREGTLDADLRAGEGLVPRYVPGFASADPELSRRVRDRGIHSLLTVPLRARGVVLGVAAFWQADGRTAFEQDDLELAEELAARAAVAIDNARRYTREHAMAVTLQRSLLPGASPELSALRAAHRYLPTASGGVGGDWFDVIALPGARAALVVGDVVGHGLHAAATMGRLRTAVRNLSALDLAPEELLALLDELVARMDADEGKAEGVTGATCLYAVYDPSSGRATFARAGHPMPLLVRPDGSVDTPDVPVSPPLGLGGAEPFEAAELDLAEGSTIVLYTDGLVERRGHDIDFGLDLLRDTLAGHGERDPEATCRAVLDAVLPERPTDDVALLVARTRRLPAERVARWDMPSDPAEVARVRAACGRQLEAWGLDALGYTTELIVSELATNAVRYGTPPVAVRLLYDRKLICEVSDGSGTSPHLLRAAGTDEGGRGLFLVARLAERWGTRYTRRGKVIWTEQALNTHAGEPAAETEQSLLDQWGDEEL; translated from the coding sequence ATGTACCGGTTCCGTCAACCGCGGCGTGCGGACGGCCCGTCGCGTGCCACCGGCTCGGCGCGTGGCTGGCGGCGCAGCTCGCAGTCCCTCCTCAACCCGCGCAGCGTGGTCGGCCAGATGTTCCTGCTCCAGGTGGCGATCGTGCTGCTGATGGCGGCCGTCGCCGCCGCTCTGCTCGTGGTGACCGTCGAGCACGAGGCCGAGCAGGCCGCGGCCCACCGCTCCCACGCGGTCGCGAACGCCATCGCGCACTCCCCCGGGGTCGTGGAGGCGCTGCGGTCACCCGATCCCACCGCCCGGCTCCAGCCCCAGGCCGACGCCATCGTGCGGGACTCCCTCGTCGACTTCGTCGTGGTCGTGGACCGCCGGGGCATCCGCTACACGCAGGCCGACCCGGCGTTGCTGCGCACCCGTATCCCGTACGCCCAGGACCTGGCGGCGCTCAGGTCGGGACGCACGATCACCGGGCGCAACGTGTCGGAGGGCCGCACCGCGATGCGGACGTTCATGCCGATCAAGGACGGCAGCGGCACGGTGGTGGGCGGGGTCGCCGTCGGTGTCCGGCTGAGCAGCATCAGCGCGGCCGCGACCCGGCGGCTGCCGCTGCTGCTGGGGATCACGGCCTTCGCGATGGCCGCCAGCACGGTCGGCGCCGTGGCGGTCGGCAGGCGCCTGCTGCGGCAGACGAGGGGGCTCGGCCCGGCCGAGATCACCCGCATGTACCTGCACAACGAGGCCGTCCTGCACGCCGCCCGGGAGGGCATCGTCATCGTCGACGCCGACGGCAAGCTGCTGCTGGTCAACGAGGAGGCGCAGAGGCTGCTCGGCCTGCCGCCGCAGGCGCAGGGACAGCAGGTGGACCGGCTGCCCCTGGCACAGCCCCTCACCGACCTGCTGTCCTCCGGGCGGGAGGCCAGCGACGAGGTGCACCTGTCCGGCGGCCGGGTGCTGTCGGTGAACCAGCGTCCGCTGAACGGGTACGAAGCGGTGTCCGGTTCCGTCGCCACCATGCGGGACTCCACCGAGCTGAGCGAGCTGTCCAGCCGGGCCGACGCCGCGCGCAAGCGGCTCGCGGTGCTGTACGGCGCGAGCATCGGCATCGGCACCACCCTGGACATCCGGCGCACCGTGCGGGAACTGGCGGAGGCGACGGTGCCGCTGTTCGCCGACTACGTCACCGTCGACCTCGCGGAACCGGTGCTGACCGGCGACGAACCCACCGGCAGGGAGCAGGAGTTGCGCCGCGTGGTGCGCGCCGGCGCGGACGGCGAGCCGCCGTTCGCCCCGGTGGGGGAGCGCCTCGCCCTCGCCCCCACCCCCTTCCTGACGGCCGGCGCCGCCCTCCGCGAGGGGACGCTCGACGCCGACCTGCGGGCCGGCGAGGGGCTCGTGCCGCGGTACGTTCCGGGGTTCGCCTCCGCGGACCCCGAACTGAGCCGCCGGGTCAGGGACCGCGGCATCCACTCGCTGCTCACCGTGCCGCTGCGGGCCCGCGGTGTGGTCCTGGGCGTGGCCGCGTTCTGGCAGGCCGACGGCCGCACCGCCTTCGAGCAGGACGACCTGGAGCTGGCCGAGGAACTGGCCGCGCGGGCCGCGGTGGCCATCGACAACGCCCGCCGCTACACCCGCGAGCACGCCATGGCCGTCACCCTCCAGCGCAGCCTGCTGCCCGGCGCCTCCCCCGAACTGAGCGCGCTGCGGGCCGCCCACCGCTACCTGCCGACCGCCTCGGGGGGCGTGGGCGGCGACTGGTTCGACGTGATCGCGCTGCCCGGGGCGCGCGCCGCGCTGGTGGTGGGCGACGTCGTCGGCCACGGCCTGCACGCCGCGGCGACCATGGGCCGGCTGCGCACCGCCGTCCGCAACCTGTCGGCGCTCGACCTGGCACCCGAGGAACTGCTCGCGCTGCTGGACGAACTGGTCGCCCGCATGGACGCCGACGAGGGCAAGGCCGAGGGCGTCACCGGGGCCACCTGCCTGTACGCGGTCTACGACCCGTCGTCCGGCCGGGCCACGTTCGCCCGCGCCGGGCATCCCATGCCGCTGCTGGTCCGGCCGGACGGCTCGGTGGACACCCCGGACGTGCCGGTCAGCCCGCCGCTGGGCCTGGGCGGTGCGGAGCCGTTCGAGGCCGCGGAACTGGACCTGGCCGAGGGCAGCACGATCGTGCTGTACACCGACGGCCTGGTCGAACGGCGCGGGCACGACATCGACTTCGGCCTCGACCTGCTGCGGGACACGCTCGCCGGGCACGGGGAGCGGGACCCGGAGGCGACCTGCCGGGCCGTGCTGGACGCGGTGCTGCCGGAGCGCCCCACCGACGACGTCGCCCTGCTGGTGGCCCGTACCCGGCGGCTGCCCGCGGAGCGGGTCGCCCGGTGGGACATGCCCTCCGACCCGGCGGAGGTGGCGCGGGTCCGCGCGGCGTGCGGGCGGCAACTGGAGGCGTGGGGTCTGGACGCCCTCGGCTACACCACCGAGCTGATCGTCTCCGAACTGGCCACGAACGCGGTCCGCTACGGCACTCCCCCGGTCGCCGTCCGCCTGCTGTACGACCGCAAGCTGATCTGCGAGGTCTCCGACGGCAGCGGCACCTCGCCGCACCTGCTGCGGGCGGCCGGCACCGACGAGGGCGGCCGCGGGCTGTTCCTCGTGGCCCGCCTCGCGGAGCGGTGGGGCACCCGCTACACGCGGCGGGGCAAGGTGATCTGGACCGAGCAGGCGCTGAACACCCACGCCGGCGAGCCCGCCGCGGAGACCGAGCAGTCGCTGCTCGACCAGTGGGGCGACGAGGAACTCTGA
- a CDS encoding ABC transporter ATP-binding protein — translation MSTNQQDTSAEALRFEGVTLEFPGSHQPAIENVSFRVPRRKFVAVIGPSGCGKSTILNLAAGLLKPSRGEVDFNGEPVHGVNSEAAYVTQKANLLPWLSVRANIGLALKFRKVPKDERHERIAHWIRVVGLTGFEEHYPRELSGGMQKRVAIARALIYDPSIVLMDEPFGPLDAITRLKLQQDLLNLWEEQEGTLIFVTHDLNEALYLADEVIVMSKGPGTVRRVLEVPFERPRDIGSLVESREFSELYNDLWSLFKSEIDLSGAPA, via the coding sequence TTGTCGACCAACCAGCAGGACACCAGTGCGGAGGCACTCCGCTTCGAGGGCGTGACCCTGGAGTTCCCCGGGAGCCACCAGCCGGCCATCGAGAACGTCTCGTTCCGCGTCCCGCGGCGGAAGTTCGTGGCCGTGATCGGGCCGAGCGGGTGCGGCAAGAGCACCATCCTCAACCTGGCCGCCGGGCTGCTCAAACCGTCCCGGGGCGAGGTGGACTTCAACGGCGAACCCGTCCACGGGGTCAACTCCGAGGCGGCGTACGTGACCCAGAAGGCCAACCTGCTGCCCTGGCTGAGCGTCAGGGCCAACATCGGCCTGGCGCTGAAGTTCCGCAAGGTGCCCAAGGACGAGCGCCACGAGCGGATCGCGCACTGGATCAGGGTGGTCGGCCTGACCGGGTTCGAGGAGCACTACCCGCGCGAGCTGTCCGGCGGCATGCAGAAGCGTGTCGCCATCGCCCGGGCCCTGATCTACGACCCCTCCATCGTGCTGATGGACGAGCCGTTCGGCCCGCTGGACGCCATCACCCGGCTCAAGCTCCAGCAGGACCTGCTCAACCTGTGGGAGGAGCAGGAGGGGACGCTCATCTTCGTCACCCACGACCTCAACGAGGCGCTGTACCTCGCCGACGAGGTGATCGTGATGTCCAAGGGGCCGGGGACGGTGCGCCGCGTCCTGGAAGTGCCCTTCGAACGTCCGCGCGACATCGGGTCCCTCGTCGAGTCGCGCGAGTTCTCCGAGCTCTACAACGACCTGTGGAGCCTGTTCAAGTCGGAGATCGACCTGTCCGGCGCCCCCGCGTAA